One genomic region from Tigriopus californicus strain San Diego chromosome 4, Tcal_SD_v2.1, whole genome shotgun sequence encodes:
- the LOC131879919 gene encoding uncharacterized protein LOC131879919: MPASSQTLFPASSSSGNSASSTLSLNSLDNMEAASHAFNHHASHQGLAPGGGVGHHGLSPAGSGLNSGGHGASRGGGGSHAGPPHPHHGHAAAHFAGRHHSFTLPSSSSSSSSSNPACTSSFEESRTVQLALELAMLQGQQAGLGGNPLVDSPTASLHHSQHSHGMNGGGGLSGVNGSSGLMSGHHSDNPLLHPFHSSQYPNHGSLEDLKARRSQNMTECVPVPTSEHVAEIVGRQGCKIKALRTKTNTYIKTPVRGEEPVFVVTGRKEDVALAKREILSAAEHFSQIRASRTKNSINSTLAFGQLVANQPGQTTVQVRVPYRVVGLVVGPKGATIKRIQQQTHTYIVTPSRDKEPVFDVTGLPENVEAARKEIEAHIAMRTGNDNNGGSMNGLGLYNMDMNGIDEHNGFNGYSSSSAFSSSGLDGPMGSGSNLSSTSSQNKFNSILNGGGTDSAFSSLASSGNSGKGIILQNILDGSNNFGANDSPLHMSGSGIARNVPWSNGGGDSHDSGIGSSPPFDRNGHHSLFDSIHHDRLEVNNGTAIWGDINKLLGNLDLDGPSSNSLRGRSNGGPISRNILNHHNPSTNNLLNSVNRFSSTVSNGDGHDYLNGEFTCSSNSSDMNNHHMQKPFNLNVGSRSSLDLGSLGRPSASIDSSSNNTAKNSMLLLSSGEVSPPMSLPYSSSNGSSNGHAHLQHRSSVSSEPSGILFHDQELNNLTDGICNEVGLASSTSSKALGHGAYDGSLVGPRSSSSSNLFSRDDQVIAGSRLSPSNGPAPTATKEDDFLSFANK; encoded by the exons ATGCCGGCTTCTTCCCAAACCCTTTTCCCGGCCTCCTCTTCCTCCGGCAACTCCGCCTCCTCCACGCTCAGTCTCAATAGTCTGGACAACATGGAGGCGGCCAGTCACGCCTTCAATCACCACGCTTCGCACCAGGGATTGGCCCCTGGTGGGGGCGTGGGTCATCACGGCTTGAGTCCGGCGGGGAGTGGCCTCAATTCGGGCGGACACGGGGCTTCTCGCGGAGGTGGCGGGAGCCACGCCGGGCCACCCCACCCTCACCACGGTCACGCCGCGGCTCACTTTGCGGGTCGTCACCACAGCTTCACGCTgccctcgtcctcgtcgtcgtcttcatcttcaaatCCTGCGTGTACCTCATCCTTCGAAGAGAGCCGAACTGTGCAATTGGCCTTGGAACTGGCCATGCTACAAGGGCAGCAAGCGGGGTTAGGCGGGAATCCGTTGGTGGACTCGCCCACTGCTAGTCTTCACCACTCCCAACACAGTCACGGTATGAATGGTGGTGGCGGTTTATCAGGCGTGAATGGAAGCAGTGGTCTGATGAGTGGCCACCATTCGGACAACCCACTCCTGCACCCCTTTCATTCATCTCAATACCCCAACCACGGATCGCTGGAGGACCTCAAAGCTCGTCGCAGTCAGAATATGACCGAATGTGTTCCCGTTCCCACGTCCGAGCATGTGGCTGAGATTGTGGGCCGTCAAG GCTGTAAAATCAAGGCATTGCGAACCAAAACGAATACATACATTAAGACTCCTGTTCGCGGAGAGGAACCCGTCTTTGTAGTTACGGGTCGAAAAGAGGATGTTGCCTTGGCCAAGCGTGAGATTTTGTCGGCTGCCGAGCACTTTTCTCAGATTCGAGCTTCTCGAACTAAGAATTCCATTAACTCGACATTAGCCTTTGGACAATTGGTAGCTAATCAACCTGGCCAAACCACCGTTCAAGTTCGAGTTCCATACCGAGTTGTTGGTCTCGTAGTTGGACCCAAGGGGGCAACCATTAAGAGGATCCAGCAACAAACTCATACGTACATTGTGACTCCGTCAAGAGATAAAGAACCCGTTTTTGATGTTACTGGCTTGCCCGAAAATGTTGAGGCTGCCcgcaaagaaattgaagcccacaTTGCAATGCGTACCGGTAACGACAACAACGGCGGAAGCATGAATGGGCTAGGCCTCTACAACATGGATATGAACGGAATAGATGAGCATAATGGTTTTAATGGATACTCATCCTCATCGGCATTTAGTTCCTCTGGCTTGGACGGACCCATGGGTAGTGGCAGCAACTTGTCGTCTACTTCATCACAGAACAAGTTCAACAGTATTCTCAATGGAGGTGGAACAGATTCTGCTTTCTCTAGTCTGGCCTCTTCTGGCAACTCAGGCAAAGGCATTATTCTTCAAAACATATTGGATGGCAGCAATAACTTTGGAGCCAATGATTCTCCGCTTCACATGTCCGGGAGTGGTATTGCTCGAAACGTACCTTGGTCAAATGGAGGTGGAGATTCGCACGACTCTGGCATTGGAAGTTCACCTCCGTTTGATAGAAACGGGCATCACTCGTTGTTTGATTCGATTCATCATGATCGTCTAGAAGTTAACAACGGCACCGCCATTTGGGGCGATATTAACAAACTGCTTGGAAACCTCGATTTAGATGGACCGTCATCCAATAGCCTCCGAGGTCGTAGTAATGGAGGCCCGATCTCACGCAATATTCTCAACCACCACAATCCGTCGACGAATAATCTTCTGAACTCTGTCAACCGCTTCTCAAGCACTGTTAGCAACGGCGATGGACATGATTATCTGAACGGAGAGTTCACATGCTCCTCGAATTCCAGTGACATGAACAATCATCACATGCAGAAACCATTCAACTTGAACGTGGGCTCACGTTCCTCTCTTGATCTCGGCTCCCTGGGTCGTCCCAGTGCCTCTATCGATTCTTCTTCGAACAACACTGCCAAAAATTCAATGCTCCTTCTGTCTTCAGGGGAGGTTTCTCCCCCTATGTCGCTTCCATACAGCAGCTCCAATGGTAGTAGCAATGGACACGCCCACCTTCAGCACCGATCCTCGGTCAGCAGCGAACCCTCGGGTATCCTCTTTCACGACCAGGAGCTGAACAACTTGACAGATGGTATCTGCAACGAAGTCGGACTAGCTAGTTCTACATCGTCGAAGGCTTTAGGTCATGGAGCCTATGACGGAAGTTTGGTGGGACCACGAAGCTCTTCCTCCTCGAACTTGTTCAGTCGGGATGACCAAGTCATCGCAGGCTCTCGTCTCTCCCCATCCAATGGGCCAGCTCCAACTGCTACCAAAGaagatgattttctatcttttgctaacaaatga
- the LOC131879579 gene encoding peroxisomal multifunctional enzyme type 2-like, which translates to MALMQPRPQALRAWLARPVPTSSAHPPGAGPPTSTTRTLHAVGARDAHGWVSLWRLDEAGRPAPEWTGVNRQRRDWLRFGRRGAHTRTSSGSKGGRVLDTILYHLAVGKTLGLSGSNAIQYLNENDEGFRVLPLFGTIPAQKGIKEILEEDLQIDFSKLLHGEHYFQLYRPIPKGAQVHSIIQLADIVNKGKDAVFIFDVATRDDQENFLMYNQFCYFVKGAGGIGVKTCSDSAVPIINNYFQDQHPTFEHHHTTSADQAALFRLTGDTNPYLIDPNLAQKFGYKHPPLHGVCSIGIVANILQEQFQIPDDKFKGIKVRFSAPLFPGDTIQIWAWRMHKNVIFFNTMSMETGEMVHTGGYVTTY; encoded by the exons ATGGCCTTGATGCAACCGCGACCGCAGGCCTTACGCGCATGGTTAGCGCGACCCGTCCCTACGAGCTCCGCCCATCCACCCGGAGCCGGTCCACCCACATCGACCACCCGCACCTTGCACGCCGTGGGAGCGCGCGATGCTCATGGGTGGGTGTCGCTCTGGCGCCTGGACGAGGCTGGCCGCCCGGCGCCTGAATGGACCGGTGTTAACCGCCAGCGACGCGACTGGCTGCGGTTTGGCCGACGTGGGGCTCACACCCGCACCTCCTCCGGCTCGAAAGGCGGGCGCG TGCTGGATACGATTCTTTACCATTTAGCTGTGGGCAAAACCTTGGGGCTATCTGGGTCCAACGCCatccaatatttgaatgagaatgatGAGGGATTTCGCGTGCTTCCCCTTTTTGGTACCATTCCGGCTCAGAAAGGCATCAAAGAAATCTTGGAGGAGGATCTACAAATTGATTTTAGCAAG CTCCTACATGGCGAACATTACTTCCAATTATATCGTCCCATTCCCAAAGGAGCCCAAGTGCATTCCATCATTCAATTGGCCGATATCGTGAACAAGGGCAAAGATGCAGTTTTCATATTTGATG TGGCCACTCGGGATGATCAGGAAAATTTCCTGATGTACAACCAATTTTGCTATTTTGTCAAAGGTGCCGGTGGCATCGGAGTTAAAACTTGCTCTGACTCAGCAGTTCCGATTATCAATAACTACTTCCAAGATCAGCACCCCACTTTTGAGCATCATCACACTACCTCGGCTGACCAG GCGGCCCTATTTCGGCTCACTGGAGACACCAATCCCTACTTAATTGATCCCAATTTGGCTCAGAAGTTCGGTTACAAACATCCCCCGCTTCATGGGGTTTGCTCCATCGGTATCGTAGCCAACATCTTGCAAGAGCAATTCCAAATCCCCGACGACAAGTTTAAGGGAATCAAG GTCCGATTTTCCGCTCCGCTCTTTCCCGGAGACACAATCCAAATTTGGGCTTGGCGAATGCATAAGAACGTGATCTTCTTTAATACCATGTCTATGGAAACGGGCGAAATGGTGCACACAG GTGGATATGTGACGACGTACTAA